GCGCGAAATTTCGCCCCTTTTCAAAAACGGACAGGCCGCAACGTGAAAATAGTATCAATCGCAACAAGCAAAAAAAAGAGCACCAAAAAGACCGTGGTGCCTGAGGCCCGGCTCGTCGTGGAGCACGGAATAGAAGGCGACGCCCACGCCGGGCCCTGGCACAGGCAGGTGAGCCTTCTTGCAAGCGAGCGGATCGATGAAGCCCGCGAGCGTGGCCTTGACGTCACCTTCGGCGATTTCGCAGAAAACATCGCCACCACAGGCGTTGACTGGAAAACCGTGCCGGTTGGGACCCGCTTCCGCATGGGCGAAACGGCCCTGGTGGAAATCACCCAGATAGGAAAAGAATGCCACAACAAATGCGCCGTCTACTACAGCGCAGGAGACTGCATCATGCCCCGCGAGGGGGTGTTCTGCCGGGTTCTTGAGGGCGGCCCCATACGCTGCGGCGATCCCATAGAAGAGGTTAAATGATGGCTGCGGATGAAAACGAGGTTTTGCAGGCCATAAGGAAAAAAATGGATCGAAGGGGCGAGCGGCTCGTTATCCTCGCCCATCATTATCAGCGCCCCGAAATAGTGGCACTGGGCCATTTCGTGGGTGACTCCTTCGCCCTGTCCCAAAAGGCTGCGGCCTGCGAAAAGGCTCACAATATCATTTTTTGCGGCGTTCATTTCATGGCCGAATCCGCCGCCGTGCTGGCCGCGCCTCATCAGGTGGTGCAGATCCCCGACATGGAAGCCGGCTGCCCCATGGCCGACATGGCCGACCCGGTGAGCGTTTCAAAAGCCTGGGACGAGCTTTCGGCGGTGGCGGGGTCGAGCATTATTCCCCTGGTTTACATGAACTCGTCGGCGGAGCTCAAAGCCTTCTGCGGGGCGCACGGAGGGGCGGTATGCACCTCGTCCAACGCCAAAACCGCCATCAAATGGGGCTTTTCCAAGGCGGAGAGGGTCTTGTTCTTCCCGGATCAGCACCTTGGCCGCAACTCCGCCAACGCCCTGAAAATTGCCCGCCATCAAATTATCGTCTGGACTCCCGGCAAGCCCCTTGGCGGCAACACTGAACAATCCGTAAGGAACAGCAAAATAATTCTGTGGGACGGCTTCTGCCACGTTCACACCAAATTTTTGCCGGAACACATTCTGAACGTGCGCCAAAACAATCCCTCAGCCAAAATCATCGTGCATCCCGAATGCACCGAAGACGTGGTGAATCTTGCCGACGCGTCAGGCTCAACCGACCAGATCATAAGGTTCGTCAAGGCCCAAACGACAGGTTCAACCATCGTAATAGGAACCGAGATTCACCTGATCGAAAGGCTT
This sequence is a window from Deltaproteobacteria bacterium. Protein-coding genes within it:
- the nadA gene encoding quinolinate synthase NadA, with the translated sequence MMAADENEVLQAIRKKMDRRGERLVILAHHYQRPEIVALGHFVGDSFALSQKAAACEKAHNIIFCGVHFMAESAAVLAAPHQVVQIPDMEAGCPMADMADPVSVSKAWDELSAVAGSSIIPLVYMNSSAELKAFCGAHGGAVCTSSNAKTAIKWGFSKAERVLFFPDQHLGRNSANALKIARHQIIVWTPGKPLGGNTEQSVRNSKIILWDGFCHVHTKFLPEHILNVRQNNPSAKIIVHPECTEDVVNLADASGSTDQIIRFVKAQTTGSTIVIGTEIHLIERLATANPDKTIVPLLQSLCPNMYKISPEKLLAVLENPGTLNRVEIEEGVKADAKKALQRMLELTP
- a CDS encoding MOSC domain-containing protein; translation: MKIVSIATSKKKSTKKTVVPEARLVVEHGIEGDAHAGPWHRQVSLLASERIDEARERGLDVTFGDFAENIATTGVDWKTVPVGTRFRMGETALVEITQIGKECHNKCAVYYSAGDCIMPREGVFCRVLEGGPIRCGDPIEEVK